A genomic stretch from Rhabdothermincola sediminis includes:
- a CDS encoding cupredoxin domain-containing protein gives MLVRGGHERGSGSSSSVEVGADGVQQIEVTISDAGCEPQTIVAGEGPACFTVRNDGSSAVTEFEVLDGGRIIGEAENVFPRVEKAFSLNLQPGTFVTYCPNGGIERGTLEVVTGAG, from the coding sequence GTGCTCGTCAGAGGAGGGCACGAACGCGGGTCGGGGAGCTCGAGCTCGGTCGAGGTTGGGGCCGATGGCGTACAGCAGATCGAGGTGACGATCTCCGATGCGGGCTGCGAACCGCAGACGATCGTGGCCGGCGAGGGGCCGGCCTGCTTCACGGTGCGCAACGACGGTTCGAGCGCGGTCACCGAGTTCGAGGTCCTCGACGGCGGGCGCATCATCGGCGAGGCGGAGAACGTGTTCCCCAGGGTGGAGAAGGCGTTCTCGCTGAACCTGCAGCCCGGCACCTTCGTCACCTACTGCCCCAACGGCGGCATCGAGCGCGGCACCCTCGAGGTCGTCACCGGGGCCGGGTGA